The Staphylococcus simiae genome includes the window ATAGCTGCTTGTTTGTCATTATTAATTTTAGATGTAATATCTGCAATTTCTTCTTGAGTCAATTGATTATTTTGACTATTTGTCGTAATCATTTGTTGTGCTTTATTATCTAATTCAGTAATTGCAGGTTGTTTTTCAACTAATTTATCTTTTAATTCTTGTACTAATTGATCAATTGCTGCTTGTGATTTACGTTGATCTAAAGGTACATTATTTTGTTCCTCATTTAACACTTGAGTAGCTTGTTCTTTAAGCTTGTTATATTCAGCGATAGAACCAGCTGTATATTGTGTCGCATCTATTGCTTGGTCTACTTGAGCTTGTAGTGCTTCTTTATTCATGACTACATCAGTTGTATAAGGATCAGTTACTAAAGTTACTACAGGGCTATTCGCAGCATTCATTAGGACATCTGCAGCTGTTTGATACGTTAATTTATCATTAAAATGAATTTGTTGTGGTGTTGGAACATTATCAATATTAACTTTATAAGTTAATTTAAGTGACTTATCAGGGAATAATACTTCTTTAGTATGTGTATTGTTCTCTGTTCTTACACCTTTACTCGTAAAAGTAACAGTATTAGTTGTCTTATCGTATTGTTCAGTCATTGGTAATAGTTTAGTACTATCATTATTACCAAGAGGGAATGATGTTGATAATGAATTAGCTACATATGATACGCCTTGAGGTAAAGTAACAGAATATACAAATTGACCATCTTTTAATGAAGCACCGTAATTACCATTATTTCCAATTTCAGCATTGATGACATAGTCTTTTTGATTTGTTGCAGTTGGATTTAATTCTCTTTGTTTCACATATAAATGTGATCCTGAATGCAATCCTACATTATCAATAAATGAATAATATTTATAGCCATCTTTATTTGTTGTAATTCTAGATGCATCAGCTACTGCAGCATTATCTGGTAAAAATTGTAACGCTAAATGATCAACATCTACTGGAACTTTAAATAAATGTGATACGCCTCTAGTTCCAACATTAACTTTCGCTAATTCTTTATCATTTTTAGCATCTTTAATAACAAAATTAGTACTACCTTGTTTACTATTTGTTTGCATAGTTGTAAAATCTACAACTAATTCAGAACCTGGTTTAACATTAATCTCTTTGGAGATACCGTTAAAATCTCCATGATCATTATTATTGTCAGCTTTTACCCTTCCTAGAACTAATACATTACCAGATGCTTGATAGTTTTGCGGACTATGTTTATCAAACATATCACTTCTTCTAAGATTTGAATTCACAAATCCGACTTTACCATGATCAACTAAAGTATAACCTTCTACATTATCTTTAATTGTAACTGTAGGATTATTTCTGTCTTTATCCGTAACAATAGAAGGATCATCAAATGTTAATACTGTGTTGATGCTACCTTGGCCAGTATTATTTTCATTCGGATCTTGTTGTTGAACTTTAGGTGGTACTGGTGGTGCTGGAGCTGTTGGTTGTACGGCATTAGGTGCAGCTCCTGGATTTGCAGCAGCTGCTACATTATTTGGTGCTGCTGGATTTGCTCCTACATCACGTTTACGACGTTTTAGGACTTTATCGTGATCACCTTGAGCTGCTAATCTTAAGTTTTGAGTGTCATTTTGTCCTGTTGTTGTATTAACAGCATTATCATTTTTATTAGTTTGTGCTACTTGGTTCCCACCATTAGATACAGAAGTATTATTACCATTGTTATTTAATGATTGATTAGTAGTAGCAGTTGACGATTGCACAGTACTTGGTGATGTTACATTTCCTGCTTGTGTCCCATTTACTGGTTGGACAGTTACCGTATTATCTAATTGATTAGTGTTTGATGGTTGTTCAGCTGCAGATGCATGAGATGTATTAGCAGTTATAAAGGTTACTGTTGCAATTAATGTTGAAAATATACCAACATTAAATTTTCTGATACTAAATTTTTGTTCTCTGAATAGATTCATTAAGTCATCCTCCTAGTTGTGAAATTCTCGTTGTCAATGATGTGCTTAATCAATTAGGTAATGATAAATAGATTGCGTGTCAGAAAAAATATAATAACAGAACAATACTATTTATTTCTTATTAATTTTATCATCAATATATATTGAATACTAGTGTATCTTATATTAAATAATGATGACTTATATGAATTTTTTATTACTGCTTCGTTAACTATTTTTTTCATCTTTAAATACAAAAAAGCGGAACAAAAATCAATAGCTAAATTGATTTTTATTCCACTTATGTTATAGAAAACTTTGACTCAAAAATAATATGTTTCATTTGCTATACTCGTATTACTTAACATTCAAACATGATTTATCTGTATTAATTTTCTAGTCCCATTTTCTCTTTAACTACATCTGCAATTTGTTGCGCATATCTTTCTGCATCTTCATCTGTAGCTGCTTCTACCATTACTCTTACCAATGGCTCTGTTCCAGAAGGTCTAACTAAAATTCTACCTTCTCCATTCATTTCAACTTCTACCTTAGTCATTACTTCTTTAACATCTACATTTTCTTCAACACGATATTTGTCCGTTACTCTAACATTGATTAAAGATTGCGGATATTTTTTCATTTGTGCAGCTAATTCACTTAAAGTTTTACCTGTTAATTTAATCACTGATGCTAAATGAATACCAGTTAATAGACCATCACCAGTAGTATTGTAATCCATCATAACGATATGACCAGATTGTTCACCACCAAGATTGTAATTGCCACGGCGCATTTCTTCAACGACATATCTATCGCCAACTTTAGTTTTATTAGATTTGATACCTTCACGTTCTAAAGCTTTATAAAATCCTAAATTACTCATGACAGTTGACACAATCATGTCATTATTTAGTTCTTGGTTTTTATGCATTTCTTGACCAATAATAAACATAATTTGGTCTCCATCAACAATTTGACCTTTTTCATCAACAGCTATGATTCTATCTCCATCGCCATCAAATGCTAAACCAAAATCACTACCTGTTTCTAATACTTTTTCAGCTAATTTTTCAGGATGTGTTGAGCCACATTGTTCATTAATATTATAACCATCAGGGTTACAGCCAATTGTTTCAGTATCTGCTTCTAGATCTCCAAATAAAAATGGCGCTAATGATGATGTAGAACCGTTGGCACCATCTAGGACTATTTTTAAACCTTCAAAATTAACATCAACTGTTGATTTTAAATAACTTAAATATTTTTGTGCACCTTCAAAATAATCTGAATAATGTACAATTTCATTGCCTACTGGTCTAGGTAGTTCTGGATTTTCTTGATCTAATAATTCTTCTATTTCATGTTCTTGTTCATCTGATAATTTAAATCCATCTGAACCAAAAAATTTAATTCCATTATCAGCAACTGGATTATGTGATGCAGAAATCATAACTCCTAATTCTGCACCCATTTCTTTTGTTAAATATGCTACGCCTGGTGTAGATATGATACCTAAACGCATAACTTCAGCACCAATTGAAATTAAGCCAGCTATTAATGCTGATTCAAGCATTTCACCTGAAACACGTGTATCTCTACCTACAAGAACACGAGGGTGTTTTTCGCCTTTATTGTGTGCTAATACATAGCCACCATATCTACCTAATTTGAATGCTAATTCTGGTGTTAATTCTTGGTTAGCTACTCCTCTTACTCCATCTGTTCCAAAATATTTTCCCATTGTCTTTACTCTCCTTTAGAATATTCGACTTATTTAACGTTAATATAAGCTTTTGTTTCACTTGGATCTGCTTTCGACACATTATCCGGTAATTTTATACGTACTGTTTTTTCAGTAGATTCTGATATACCATCTAAGTCTACTTCTGCATCTATTTCACTTATATTTTGTAAATCATCACGACTACCATAAATTTCAATTTCTTTATCATCTAAATCTATAGAACTTAATTCTTTACCATCAGCTAAACTACCTTTTTGTTTAACATGTAGCTTAACTTTTTTGCTAAAAGGTTCAACTAAAACTTTCAAATTAACCTCATTGGGTTGAATCGATACATTTATTTTATTTAAATTTTTATCTAATGCTATTATTTCTGCATTATCTTTTGTATCACTATTAATATCTTTATGGTTTTTAAATGTTGCTTTTAAATATGCAATATCTTGCAATTGTTGTTTACCACCAGTAACTTTAACAGTTTGTGGTGAAACTTCCTGTTTCTTAATTGTATAAAGTGGATCAATATCATCTGTACTAACATCAGGTTGAACAGTCATATTTTTAGTAACCTTATCCTCTAAAGTAATATTGGCTACTTTAGGTTTTACAGAGTAGCGTATTTCATCTCCTAAACCTTTAACCTGATATTTTTCTTGATATTTACCTGCTTTAGCATTTGATAAATCTACAGTTACTCTTAAGTCTTCAGGGTTTTCTACCTTGATGATTTTTGATTGTGGACCTGATATTGTTACATCAACTGTTTCAGGTGCCTTAGTTAAATGAA containing:
- the glmM gene encoding phosphoglucosamine mutase gives rise to the protein MGKYFGTDGVRGVANQELTPELAFKLGRYGGYVLAHNKGEKHPRVLVGRDTRVSGEMLESALIAGLISIGAEVMRLGIISTPGVAYLTKEMGAELGVMISASHNPVADNGIKFFGSDGFKLSDEQEHEIEELLDQENPELPRPVGNEIVHYSDYFEGAQKYLSYLKSTVDVNFEGLKIVLDGANGSTSSLAPFLFGDLEADTETIGCNPDGYNINEQCGSTHPEKLAEKVLETGSDFGLAFDGDGDRIIAVDEKGQIVDGDQIMFIIGQEMHKNQELNNDMIVSTVMSNLGFYKALEREGIKSNKTKVGDRYVVEEMRRGNYNLGGEQSGHIVMMDYNTTGDGLLTGIHLASVIKLTGKTLSELAAQMKKYPQSLINVRVTDKYRVEENVDVKEVMTKVEVEMNGEGRILVRPSGTEPLVRVMVEAATDEDAERYAQQIADVVKEKMGLEN
- a CDS encoding CdaR family protein, translated to MLESKWGLRFIALLLALFFFLSANNVFGNIFNTGNISQKTNKTIQDVPVEILYNTKELHLTKAPETVDVTISGPQSKIIKVENPEDLRVTVDLSNAKAGKYQEKYQVKGLGDEIRYSVKPKVANITLEDKVTKNMTVQPDVSTDDIDPLYTIKKQEVSPQTVKVTGGKQQLQDIAYLKATFKNHKDINSDTKDNAEIIALDKNLNKINVSIQPNEVNLKVLVEPFSKKVKLHVKQKGSLADGKELSSIDLDDKEIEIYGSRDDLQNISEIDAEVDLDGISESTEKTVRIKLPDNVSKADPSETKAYINVK